The sequence actggagtgggggttgggggaggcggaagaaagggggaaaacaaaaaaactaagaaacCTTCCAACCAGTGCAAAGGTACCAAAAGGAATCCAGGTGGTGTATTCTGGATGTAGGTggaaaaactaatacaaatataaatacaaatttgaaaacagaattcTGCAGATCTGTAATTATGAAATTGCTCTCAACCAAGATCAACCACAAATCCCCACTGGAGAAGCTTTCTCAGCCAAGCTTGTTACGATTCCCCAGAATTAAAGCCAAATATTACACACACGGAAACAAAGCACCACATAAGAGTCAGTCAAACAAAAAGTAACAGATACGGGAATTATCAAATGTAGAATATAAAATGGCTctttatgaaatatgaaaaaaaaccacaagaaacAGAAGACTACCAAAATTAGCCAAAATTAGCCAGGCAATGAAAGGTAGGAACGTTCCTGGCCTCTCCTCACTACCTACATGCCAGTAgcagccctccctccctcgtCCCTCCCTCTCAAGTTGTAACAGTTAAAAATGTCTCCAGTTAAAAATGCCATATATACCCTAGAGGACAAAATCACTACAGTCGAAAACATTCTGTTCTAGAGGAAGGTACAGGATCAGATACTATATAAGAAAGTTAGATAATGAGTGTCGTgtgggggatcctgccgactacgccaagcgTCATGCAGGACGGCGTGCAGGGTCcccggtcccactccccacacaagaacgcaggacatggtgaggccaaaaaggaacacccacagagccataggtaggggagtcataccactgtactgtcactggcagctgggttggaggctcaggaagcaggagccacacaattctcaaccctcactgcgccgcttgcaggctcagccaccatctccttgctagcccccatttgctgctagcatagccacggcagttatattagtggccaacggctcactggttacagctgacggccaactagccacagctgatggccatttgattgcagtcgacagccatttactacctgagccagcacctttctatgtgaggccgagagcctggaaactgctttttggggctctgtccccacaatgagcAAGCAGCAAAATTACACTAAAACTGTGAAACAGTAGGGGGTTTTGTCAAATCTAAGAAACCATCAATTTTAAGGTTTACCATTATTTTGGGTAATGTTCAGAGTGAGAATACACTACAACGTTTAAGTGTGAATCGGTGTTCTATATCACAGCAACTGAAAAACGCAGAGAATTTCAATGTGAGAAGAGGTTCACTGAGAATTTCGTGACTTTTGTTTCTCTTCGTTCTTAACTCTGCCATCTTCGAAAGTAGGACTTGTGTCCCTTTGactggaaaacagaaaccaacccTATGGCACTTGCGCACGCTGGattcttgaaatttttcttgctgttttgtGACCGGGTCAACAGACTAGGCTAGGAAATGAACTTATCTGTCCTTAATTAAAAGTTTGTGTTGCGTGAATGCTAAAGCAAATTTACCGATCTGTGCCAAGCTCTGCTCAGGGCTTTACAGACAGTTACAATaagacaccccccaccccacggcCACAAACACACACGGAGCCCTGATTTTGGTAAAAGGTGGGAAGGATAGTCAACAACCCCGTTTTCAACGGAGCTTTGGGGTCCGCTGGGGGCTCAGGATGAACGAGACCAGGTCTTTAACcctggagtgggggcggggggcttggCCCGGTGAAAAGACACTCACTTCTGACTGCAATCCGAACAAGAACGATTACACGGCTGCAAGAACGACAATCTCACGGCTGAGAGGGGTCTGCTGGCCGTACGAGGGAACGGGGCTGTGAGGCTTAGCCCGGGGACGTCACAGCCTTTGAGTACATTATTACGTAGCACCTTCCTCGTTTCGTGTAAGAAGATCGCGTTTacatcttaaaaatatgtaaattccGCGCTCGAGAAGCCCTGTATGAGAAAGGTGCACCAAAACACGTCACCCCAAAGCCAGGGACGCAGCGAGCAGAAGGCGGGCGCCTTACGTACTCGGGCTCGGGCTCGTGCGCGCGCGCGGGCGCGGGGACGCCGGCGGCGTCTCCATGTACGTGCACGCGCCCGCACCTCGTCCTGCCGGCGGCGTGACCGTAAAGGGGCACAGCCGTGTCGTGAAAGGGGCCGCAACAGGCAGGGGGCTGGTTGACGGCTCGGACTCCATTTTGTTTGCCTCTTCTCTGCTCGTAAGTTGCCTCTCTCCGTGGTTTTTCTGAGGCgaaaagtttaaaaaagggtAAAAGTTTTAAGGATTATTCTGGAGCGCTGTTAATAAGCATAGGGAGTCTCCATTTTGTCTCTGCAGCAGACGTCGGTACTGCGGTTCCCGAGTAGCGGCGGAAAATGCGGCCCTTGGACATCGTCGAGCTGGCGGAACCGGAGGAAGTGGAAGTGCTGGAGCCCGAGGAGGATTTCGAGCAGTTTCTGCTCCCAGTCATCCACGAGATGCGGGAGGACATCGCGGCTCTGACCCGGGAGCACGGGCGAGCGTACATGCGGAACAGGAGCAAGTTGTGGGAGATGGACAATATGCTCATCCAGATCAAAACGCAGGTGGAGGCCTCGGAGGAGAGCGCCCTGAATCATCTGCAGAACCCGGACGAcgaaggggagggcagagggaccaAACGGTGCGAGAAGGCCGAGGAGAAGGCCAAGGAGA comes from Rhinolophus ferrumequinum isolate MPI-CBG mRhiFer1 chromosome 5, mRhiFer1_v1.p, whole genome shotgun sequence and encodes:
- the MRFAP1 gene encoding MORF4 family-associated protein 1, whose amino-acid sequence is MRPLDIVELAEPEEVEVLEPEEDFEQFLLPVIHEMREDIAALTREHGRAYMRNRSKLWEMDNMLIQIKTQVEASEESALNHLQNPDDEGEGRGTKRCEKAEEKAKEIAKMTEMLVELVRRIERSESS